A genomic region of Equus quagga isolate Etosha38 unplaced genomic scaffold, UCLA_HA_Equagga_1.0 198312_RagTag, whole genome shotgun sequence contains the following coding sequences:
- the LOC124233352 gene encoding complement factor H-like: MQLCPPPPQIPNAQNMTTTVNYQDGEKISILCKEEYLIQRGEEIVCKDGRWQSIPRCVEKTPCSQPPRIEHGTIESSKSTEERKKRSEPKRYAHGTRLSYICEDGFRLSEGNGITCNMGKWSSPPQCVGIPCEPPALIPHGVLSHKLDSYQYGEEVMYSCTEGFGIDGPASIRCLGGKWSDPPPCIKTDCLSLPIFNDVILIGQKKESYRSGEQVAYKCPEYYQLDGSSFVQCINGKWIGRPTCRGTSMKF, encoded by the exons ATGCAATTGTGCCCACCTCCACCTCAGATTCCCAATGCTCAAAACATGACAACTACAGTGAATTATCAGGATggagaaaaaatatctattctctGTAAAGAAGAGTATCTAatccagagaggagaagaaatcGTGTGCAAAGACGGCAGATGGCAGTCAATACCACGCTGTGTGG AAAAAACACCATGCTCTCAACCGCCTCGTATAGAACATGGTACCATTGAATCATCTAAAtctacagaagaaaggaaaaagagatctGAACCCAAGCGTTATGCACATGGCACCAGATTAAGTTATATTTGTGAAGATGGTTTCAGGTTGTCTGAAGGCAATGGGATAACCTGCAACATGGGAAAATGGAGTTCTCCACCTCAGTGTGTAG gaattcctTGTGAACCACCAGCATTGATTCCACACGGTGTTCTATCTCACAAGTTAGACAGTTACCAATATGGAGAAGAAGTGATGTACAGCTGTACCGAAGGTTTTGGGATTGACGGACCTGCATCTATAAGATGTTTAGGAGGAAAATGGTCTGATCCGCCACCATGCATAA aaacGGATTGTCTTAGCTTACCCATCTTTAATGATGTCATACTCATAGGCCAGAAAAAGGAATCATATAGGTCAGGAGAACAAGTGGCCTATAAATGTCCAGAATATTACCAATTGGATGGATCCAGTTTTGTCCAGTGTATTAACGGCAAATGGATAGGAAGGCCAACATGCAGAGGTACTtcgatgaaattttaa